Genomic segment of Salvia hispanica cultivar TCC Black 2014 chromosome 2, UniMelb_Shisp_WGS_1.0, whole genome shotgun sequence:
TCATCACCAAAGATTGTTATGCCTGAAGGCTGGTCTTCTGTTTCCGCGTCtgagataaaattgaaataggaAATAAGACCACACTAACAGATTAGCACAACACAAGAAGCTAATGGCCACAACATGCACGAATCCATTACCTAAATAACCAGGCGGGTATCCAATTTCTCGCATTCTTTTAAGCCACGGAGGTGGATCAAGATCCTGTGTATACATAAAACAAGAACTATAAACATTTTCATCATGAATGTCCAAGATATAACAAGTTAAGGTTCAATAGCAATCAGCTTAGCTTGGTATcatctattaatatatactagtgATAAAAAAATGGTGCATGATTCTCGtctagaagaagaagaatactTACCCCAAGGCCTAATGCTTTCTTTGTTTCACCATTAAGCACACCTGGTGTTAAACCATCATATTTTCCTCCTCGAGAAGTCTGATAATATCGAGTTGAATTTCGAGAATTGGGATGCTGATTTCGTTTGACTTTCTGTTGCTTTCGAGCACTATTAACGGCAGCATTGTCACGTGGCTTAGAGCAATCTTTCAATGCATGGCCATATGAACCACAGTTGAAACAACGGGAAGCATCCAGCTTATCTGCTCTTCTGGATAAAAACAAAGACATCATAGAATGAAAAATCAGGCAATGATTGAAATGGAAAGAGGAAGACAAGATTTTCGGTTGGTGTATCCAggattttttgttgttggggggggggggttcAAGAGCAGTCATCTGTTAAGAAACTAAGCATACCCATCCAAACCGCTGGCACCATCAGTTGAAGTCAAAGCTGAAGAATATTCACGATCATAGAGAGGAGCAGAAGCGCTATCCAATTGTTTAAACTCCGTACTTGACtgcatttttgttttgctGTCCACCCAAAAGGTCTGCATACAAATTGTGGATTACTATTTACTATAAGTCTACAactatttatgtatattagaAACAGTTTTTGATAATCAATGTTGGAGAAAATGTATTCATGCCCACTCAAGTTTACATTTCAAGGGATGGTGGAACAGAAATTCCTCATACTTGTCTTCGGAAGCATTTAACTATTAAAGACTTTCAAGTGCCCAAGGAGATAGGAAGCAATACccaaaaaatgagactccaGTCCTTATCTTGGGTAAAATTTCAGAAAAGGAGTATTCATACACGAGATACATTACAGCACGAAAAGAATCACTAGTTGAAATCTACAGGAATGTTCCATGTTAAATTACTAGACCTATATAGGCATTATGGTTCAGTTAGGTTGTATCTTTGCAAAGAACCCATTCAAATACTCCACTATAAAGTTACTTACAGGCTACAGAAGTATAATACAAATCCAATTGAGTCAAACTAATTGATAAATGTAATAGAGCTTGAACCCACAAGATTAATTTTAAGCTAATATGAATGTTCTACTTCTTTATACTGGACTATAAGTCATGCCATATTTAGGTGGCTTAAATCAGTAAAATATGAAAGCTAGATAAACTCAGTTCAGTTTATTGCATAAGTTAATAAGCAGAGAATCATACTATTGAAGAGGGTTTATCCCcgccaatccgaagagcagGGAAGTAGGTCTCTTCTCCAGATTCCAGCACTACATTTGAGTCCTGAATTAGATAAGCAGACATCAGACATATCATTCATGTGTTGGTATAGCTACATCACTCTAAGCACAATGAATATAAAAACAGTAGGACAAAAtgcaaatacaaaaaatatacacCAACAACGTATTGGATGCAGAACACAACAAGGTTACAAAAGCAGTATTTTAGGTGTGGATCAAAATGTGATTACATCTGATGAAGAGCTCCACTCTGAATGCCACTGGGACCACTGCTCTAACAGCTTTTCGAGCTTTTGCTTACTTTCTCTGATAATGGAATGGAAGCTTATCAGTAACAATTACATCCAAAATAGAATAGTGTGTGCACAGTGGTTACATACCTTGGTAGAGAGCTATAGATCACATGCACTGAAGGTTGATACTCATCAACAGCTGCTCGAGGTCTCTTAACCCCAGATATAGCTGGTATAACAAGTTACGGAAAGTATAAAACCAGAAAAATTGGCAATTAGATGATTGGAAGAAGGCAcgggaaacaaaaaaaacatgagATTCATGTCCCAGTAGGTCCTCTAGAAGTACAGAGTAAAACAACCAAAGCTACAAAAGAAAGGATACACTTAGCATCTAGCTCCATTTTACTTGAAAgtacttcatttttcttaagatTGCTGACACTTATTTCACTTTGAACTGATACAAATCCATTTCCATGAAGCATAGAACTAACGGATGCCACTTTTTCTACATTTGCAACTGAATCTGTTATTCCCAAACCAACCGGTGGGGTCACTCCATTACTATTTGGACCCCCTTCAAAGTCATCCTCCATCAAAGCATCcatattttcatccaaaacacCCACAGTGGCTCCAGGATCCTCCCCATTAATCTCTTCTGTTACCTCAGAGTTTAGATGTAGAGATTCAGAGCTAATGGCTTCTGGACCAGATTCACATGTATTGTCATTATCACCATGTTCTGAATTACTGGAAGCCGGCAGTTTAATCAGATCCTCTGTTTCCATTGCAGGCAGTATCTATTCTGAGTAAAAGTATATCAATGCTGCATGGAGTACATTACAAAAGTGAACAAATATAACTCATTCAACTAACACAAAGAAGGTAAATTTATACGCGCAACCAGCACACAACAATTGAAAGTATCTATCAATATGCCCAGGCCAGGATCTAAAcgaatttataatttatccaGAAATGCACTGATTTGTAAAACTTTTTTCCATATAACATATGAGGTTTCAAAGGTGAGCTTACATGAAACAATAATTTCATCGGGTGGAACTCAGTAAATCCACATTCACCACCAAAATTCCATCTTTCCAAAACTAGCTGTTACACTAAGTGATATCCAAAACAGGATCAAATACTACACAATCTGTGGATCTAACGAATCTGTACAGGTGCAAAAAATATAGAAGATACCGTAGAAAAACCTAAACCTGTAGCTTTTGCATCAAATTCAGAAATAACTTCAGAAACACATCAAATCTAGCTCCAATCAAGCACAAGAAGGGTGTAACTAAGCATATTCAGTTCAGATGAAGGTTTCGCACAACTAGGAAATCCACGAGTACATAGCCAAAGAATTAGGGTTCTGAGTTTACCTGGGATGCCTGAGCGCCGCCGGAATTGAGAGGCTTTGGAATCCGGACCTGTAGCGCcaagtatttgaaaatttggggGATTAAATCTGCGTGCGCGTgagggggagagagagagagagaagaaacgGAGATAATTTGGAAATCGATAGGTCTGCGCAGCcttgataatatttgttgGTGTCAATAATGAAAAGTCCCTTCTACTCTCTTACAGTTTTACCACTAACTATTCattgaatttttatgattttcaacaatctatttttggatattttaccTAATAGAGTCACTTaatagattttattattttaatttctcattgTGATCTTGAAACTAAATGTCTTCCCTTTTCAATGAGAACTTGAAAAATGTCTTTTTTGTATTTAGATGATGGATATTAATCTATCATAGAGTTATGATGTAGATTTAAATGATTATGTCAAAAAATGTTGATTGTGTCGGAAAGATTTGAAATTCAGACGGTGCTTGCGAAACTAGTCGAGGAATCAAAGTCATTGTTATTATATGATGGGTGATCATTACAtgtgaaaaagtttttttttttttttttttttttttttttttttttaaaaaaaagtagtagtaactattttttggatttattttaaattttgttagttggcgttttattttcttttacattcTTTGGGTTTCCTAATCACTCAATATTAAGTTCAATATAATTAAGTAAGCGTATTCGATATATTTATaactaatcaaattttaaataatcaactTATAAGTTATATCTTGGTGATTTCATGAAGAACCAGAttgttataatttataaataattttgttactaGTGTTGTGAGAATTCAGCTTTGTGACCCCCTTTGCCCATAATCAAATATAATGtttatcttaaaatatttgagaagtTAGCATAATTTATTCCATATAGCCAAGCAAAAACCAAGTTagtttgttttggtatttaaCCAGTGAAAGACATAGTTCTTCTCCTCAAGCTTCTTCTTTCACTATGTGAATCATCACCATCATAGTCATCCCCCTTCACTTCCTCTATTTCACTAAACGAATGCTTCAAAAACAATGGACTCATCACATACTCTTCCTCACTACCACCATAATCACTAGAGCTTTCTCCTCCAACTTGACCTTTCCCCTTCCCCTTTGCAACCTCATCTTGAGAGAGATCGTCATCGGCCTCTTCCACGAGGCTGCTCACCTCTTCATCCGAATCGCTAGTATCGCTAAGAGTGTGGAATATGGTGACATTCTCTTTCTTGGATCCTTGAAAGGAGTAGCTTCTGCTCCTCCCATCATGCAGCGGAAGAAGGGACTTGGGACGCGATGATGATCCCTCCCCGTCCCTTCCTAAGCTATACGTCGTTGAGAGCCTCCTCTTGATGCCCTCCCTTGCCTTAACCAGGTGGCCTAGCTTCTGCTGTACCTCTTCTTCCTCTGAGGCCTTTTGCTTCAGTTCAGTTATCATTTTGTCGAACGCCTTCTTCTTGGATCGCAGATAACGCTGCACAGATGCAAGAATGGCTTCATAGGACTGACTCATTGTTTGATACAAAATATGCGAATGAAAGGATTTATACATACTCTCTtctcaaggaatttgccaagGTCTAGGCCTTGAagctttttcttcttccagaAAATGCAGCAGAATCGCACCAGCACGGCTAGTAGAAGAAGAACTACGGATTCCATCATGAGAAACAATGTGATTGTCCTCTTGTTTCCtgcataaaagaaaatgttagtCAGCTTGTTTTGGATATGTGCAGTTGCAAGAATTTACCTATGTAGATATTTGTGCTCTTGGGCTTCACTTGTGCGCAGCTAGAGGCGAGTTTCTGACCTATAACCGAATAAATGATGTTACAGAAACTGCAGTTTTGTGTAAGCTACTTAAATTGTGTGGATATGCATGATCTTACGAGTGGAACGACAAGGCAACGGGTTGCCATTTCCTGCATCACAGCAATTTTTCCTATTAGGCTTGAACTAAGTGATGATGCAAGTCTTGCAGCGGGAGTGAGTTTTACCCCGTTGCAATGCTGCATCATCACACGATCATGGATAATCTAAAGTTCATATTAAGCAAGAGAAGTTGGAAAAATTACTTGAGACAGCAAAAAAGGTGAGGAGAGTTCTTTCATCCACCAAAAAATGCTGCAGATCACTCCGGGAGAGGTGGAACAGGAATTGACCTGCttgttcataaaattaatttagcaTTGTTGTGACAATAGattgatgagagagagagagatagatgATTACTAGGATCGCTTTCGAACCATAGGACGGAACCAGAAGCCGGAACAAGAGAAGTGAACACAACATTTTTAGGTTTCAATGCAGACACATGAGTGTAATCTGCAAATTTCTGGGAATATTTCCCCTCCATCTCTGTCTGAGAGATGTAAATGGCATAACCGGAGCAATCAAGCACCGGATCAACCTGCATAACAGAACTCCAACTAGCTGATCTAGGGAACTTCTTGAGATATCCCGTTGCTGAAAACGAATACAGAAATCCGTCCAGCGAGCTATACGATATCCAGCCTGTTCATCAATcaaccaaaaaatattaaacttcATCTTAAGACtaatgcaaaaatgatgatcTTCTTACCATTTGCATCAACAACCGGCTCGTGATCTGCTGAGCTCAACGGCCCAATGCTTCCTTGCCACAAAACGTTTCCTCGAGAAACATCCAAAGCCAGAACAAGAGCTTTATCACCCACAGTAACATACAGAAGGCCATTGTTTCCAGCAGTAAGCCTAAATGCATTTCCATACAAGCTAAGATCTTGGATCCATTTAAAATGATGACCACGGATTGATAACGAATACACTTCCCCAACCGTGTTAATCATCTACATCAAAGCCATAAACAGTTTATCTTCAAGAAGGCATGCaacaaacataatttttttttttaaaaagtgaaaccTTACAAAAATACTAGCTTCACATTGATCAATCACAGGCGCGGAAGTGAAATAGCAGTCGGTAACGTTTCTCCTACAACCTTGGCGATATCCATGCTGATAAAGCACGGGGCCAGCGCTCCAGAAAAGCTGCCCGTACAAGCGATAAGCAAACAGCCCTCTATTTTTGAGAAGGCATGCaacaaacataatttttttttttaaaaagtgaaaccTTACAAAAATACTAGCTTCACATTGATCAATCACAGGCGCGGAAGTGAAATAGCAGTCGGTAACGTTTCTCCTACAACCTTGGCGATATCCATGCTGATAAAGCACGGGGCCAGCGCTCCAGAAAAGCTGCCCGTACAAGCGATAAGCAAACAGCCCTCTATTTTTGACATTGATGAGCACACAAGAGCTCGATAAGCTTGCAGCGATCCCAATGATCTCTTCTGCACATTCGAAGAATACTTCCACAGGAGCTTCATTAGTTCCAATCCTTAGAGGATAGATTTTCAGTACTTTGTTCTCTGCAACTAAATATATCTGCAAATAGTAAATTATACTCATCAGCAAatgaattcttttttcttcttttttaagaaatacaaatgCAATGGATTGATTGATTCATTGCCTTGCTTGATCCTCCATGAACCGGAGTTATACTCGAACTGCAAGTATAGTTCAAGTGCAGCGCCCACGCGATGGTTCCGTTTCTCTCGAATGCAAACAAGTATTTCCTTGAGCAAGCACAAATCCTCCCATCATCCATGATTAAACTCTTGTAAAGCCTATCAACAGCCCTCTTTGAATCTGCATATCACATCGAATAAacgacaaaaataaaaaataaaaaatcagatctttacacaaatttttaaattgagaCAGAGAGAGATAACCTGAAAAGGAATGAGGATATTGTG
This window contains:
- the LOC125204869 gene encoding zinc finger CCHC domain-containing protein 8, whose translation is METEDLIKLPASSNSEHGDNDNTCESGPEAISSESLHLNSEVTEEINGEDPGATVGVLDENMDALMEDDFEGGPNSNGVTPPVGLGITDSVANVEKVASVSSMLHGNGFVSVQSEISVSNLKKNEVLSSKMELDAKSISGVKRPRAAVDEYQPSVHVIYSSLPRESKQKLEKLLEQWSQWHSEWSSSSDDSNVVLESGEETYFPALRIGGDKPSSITFWVDSKTKMQSSTEFKQLDSASAPLYDREYSSALTSTDGASGLDGRADKLDASRCFNCGSYGHALKDCSKPRDNAAVNSARKQQKVKRNQHPNSRNSTRYYQTSRGGKYDGLTPGVLNGETKKALGLGDLDPPPWLKRMREIGYPPGYLDAETEDQPSGITIFGDDTYKDENEEGEILDASYAEPLRKMTVEFPGLNAPVPENADERLWASDERLWASNSLSSNPSRYSSHQRYNQPSETSSRGYYSEQRRSRDWDDEGPPGCEPGTSPSLSNHFHRYGDLDSGYKPHSPRDSPSTTWSSSYARSLSDRGRRSPLHRDGSPTYGYYGSYASPR
- the LOC125206848 gene encoding protein GAMETE EXPRESSED 3; the encoded protein is MSLKSSIIKSLSVQIPSILVFLSLIAPLTSAGSSHFNHLNKFSQYPHSFSDSKRAVDRLYKSLIMDDGRICACSRKYLFAFERNGTIAWALHLNYTCSSSITPVHGGSSKIYLVAENKVLKIYPLRIGTNEAPVEVFFECAEEIIGIAASLSSSCVLINVKNRGLFAYRLYGQLFWSAGPVLYQHGYRQGCRRNVTDCYFTSAPVIDQCEASIFMINTVGEVYSLSIRGHHFKWIQDLSLYGNAFRLTAGNNGLLYVTVGDKALVLALDVSRGNVLWQGSIGPLSSADHEPVVDANGWISYSSLDGFLYSFSATGYLKKFPRSASWSSVMQVDPVLDCSGYAIYISQTEMEGKYSQKFADYTHVSALKPKNVVFTSLVPASGSVLWFESDPSQFLFHLSRSDLQHFLVDERTLLTFFAVSSQKLASSCAQVKPKSTNIYIGNKRTITLFLMMESVVLLLLAVLVRFCCIFWKKKKLQGLDLGKFLEKRRYLRSKKKAFDKMITELKQKASEEEEVQQKLGHLVKAREGIKRRLSTTYSLGRDGEGSSSRPKSLLPLHDGRSRSYSFQGSKKENVTIFHTLSDTSDSDEEVSSLVEEADDDLSQDEVAKGKGKGQVGGESSSDYGGSEEEYVMSPLFLKHSFSEIEEVKGDDYDGDDSHSERRSLRRRTMSFTG